The sequence ATAAAAGCTGGGAATTATAAAATTTTACATATCCCCAACTCCCGCTCCCCAATCCCTAACCCCCTTAAGTAAAGCGCCTTAAGTGCAGCACTGATTCATCACAAGAGAGCAAAAGAACCTATGGTAGATTCCCTCAAAAAGCCCAGCTTTGAAGAGTTAAGACCTGGAGTTAAAGTCCCAGCCAAAGAAACCATCCTCACCCCTCGGTTCTACACCACCGACTTTGATGAAATGGCAAAGATGGACATCTCAGTCAACGAAGACGAACTGAGAGCCATTCTGGAAGAATTCCGCACCGACTACAACCGCAACCACTTTGTCCGGGACGCCGAATTTGAAAAATCCTGGGATCACATTGACGGGGAAACTCGTAAGCTGTTCGTAGAATTCCTGGAACGTTCCTGCACCGCAGAATTTTCCGGCTTCCTGCTTTACAAAGAACTGGGACGCCGCCTCAAGGACAAAAACCCCCTACTAGCAGAATGCTTCAACCTGATGTCCCGTGATGAAGCTCGTCACGCCGGCTTCCTGAACAAAGCATTATCAGATTTTCACTTATCCCTAGACTTGGGATTTTTGACCAAAACTCACAAATATACCTTCTTTAAACCCAAATTTATTTTCTACGCCACCTACCTTTCTGAAAAGATAGGTTACTGGCGCTATATCACAATTTATCGCCATTTGGAAGCCCATCCAGAAGATCGGATTTATCCCATTTTCCGCTTCTTTGAAAACTGGTGTCAGGATGAAAACCGCCACGGCGATTTCTTCGACGCCGTGATGAAAGCCCAACCCCAGATTTTAAATGATTGGAAAGCAAAACTGTGGTGTCGCTTCTTCCTGCTGTCAGTGTTTGCTACCATGTATCTAAACGATATCCAACGCGCTGATTTCTACGCCTCAATTGGTTTGAATGCACGGGATTATGATATTCACGTGATTGAAAAAACCAACGAAAATGCCGGACGGGTATTCCCAGTAATTCTTGATGTGAACAAGCCAGAGTTTTATCAACGTCTGGATGTTTGTATCAAGAATAACGAAAAATTGACCGAAATTGTTAATTCCAAAACACCCAAATTCCTGCAATTCTTCCAAAAATTGCCTTACTACGTTTCTAACGGTTGGCAATTGTTGCGTTTGTATTTAATGAAGCCAATTGATGTAACTCCTTTGGCAGGAACAGTCCGCTAGTTTTGCATTAGTTGCTCCTTGATAAGTTCGGTTCTGCTAATCGCAGAGCCTTTTTTTTTAATAGTTTATTTGCTACCTACCTATCTTGTAGGGGTGGGTTTAGCAGAAAGCCTTGGTGTAAAACAGACACTCTTTCAACAAAACCCGCCCTTAGCAACTGCCATAAAAAATGTATTCTTGGAAAAATAATGATTAATCAATCATAATAATGATTAATTTTGCGAGATAAACTCCA comes from Leptolyngbyaceae cyanobacterium and encodes:
- the acsF gene encoding magnesium-protoporphyrin IX monomethyl ester (oxidative) cyclase, whose protein sequence is MVDSLKKPSFEELRPGVKVPAKETILTPRFYTTDFDEMAKMDISVNEDELRAILEEFRTDYNRNHFVRDAEFEKSWDHIDGETRKLFVEFLERSCTAEFSGFLLYKELGRRLKDKNPLLAECFNLMSRDEARHAGFLNKALSDFHLSLDLGFLTKTHKYTFFKPKFIFYATYLSEKIGYWRYITIYRHLEAHPEDRIYPIFRFFENWCQDENRHGDFFDAVMKAQPQILNDWKAKLWCRFFLLSVFATMYLNDIQRADFYASIGLNARDYDIHVIEKTNENAGRVFPVILDVNKPEFYQRLDVCIKNNEKLTEIVNSKTPKFLQFFQKLPYYVSNGWQLLRLYLMKPIDVTPLAGTVR